The Mycosarcoma maydis chromosome 12, whole genome shotgun sequence nucleotide sequence GCGAAAGAAGAGGGCAAAGAACAAGCGTCCCTTTCCCAAACGCAAGAGCCGCATCGCTGTTTCTTCGTCATCAACCTACAATCTCACTTCAACCGCTCAACCAAGCCGGTCCAACGCCAGTCCAAAACGGTCACCGTTGGCTTGGGCTGAACGACCCATGACATCTGTATCGCAGCACAGCGAGCAGAGTCAAACACCATCCAGCAGTTCCGGTCGTGTCATTACTCCCAACACGTCGTCCTCCTTACATGGCTATGTCAATCCTGCAAAGTTCGGCTGCTCCAACACGGTATCATCGCTGCCGAAGCCCTCCTTGCCCTCCTCCTATCGCGACTCTCAGAATGGAGGCTATTCCGACACGGGAGATGCAAGCATCGATGACTCAGACGGCGATGGGTACGAATCTCAACCCGACGATCGCCTTCACCTGATCGAGGCTGATCAGCTGATGCATATCAAGAGTGCACCACTGTACAGGTGTCCTTTTGCCCTCAAGGACGTCTACGCCGAGTGGCGCGCCATGCCAGTCGAGAATCGTCGTAGTCTGATCCAAGAGATTCGCTGCGCTCTACCGAGTCTAGCTCAGTCACTCCGTCTGCTGCATGATGTCTATGTGCAGCGCCTGCAATCCATCCAGGGTAACATTGTTCACGTCCCCACGATCCAGGTGGTGCTGACCGAGATGCTAAGCGAGCCAGACTTCGAACAGCGCGACCGCTATGCCTTTGGCCATATTACCACAGCCCTCATGGTGATCTTTTGTTCGCTAAGATACGCTCCGCTCGACCGCACCTATACCTGGGGCCGATCTTCCAGCACCGGCTCTCCGGTCGAGCCGCTTAGACAGAAGGAAATGCGACAACGAGAGCGCAAGATTTTTTCCCTCGTCAAGCGCATCCAACACTTCGAGTCAAGCTTTGCTTTCGGAAGTGTTGCGGAGCTTCAGACGGCTGTACTGATGCTGGAATGCGGCAAAGGCTCGGCAGCCTATCAGGACATGCTAGCTGATTGTGCTGTTCGCTCTGCCATGCGCATGCGCATCCATCGTCTCGGATCATTCGAAAGGTTGCATGGAACCAAAATTCGCCCTCAGCAAGTGATCACAGTGGAAATGGCCAttcgctgctggtggtcaCTCGTCCGACGCGACTGGAGCCAGAGCAACAAGAATCGCTCGTATCGCATCTCTCCTTTGCAATTCAACACACGGCAGCCTTTGAATCTGTTCGACGATGAACTTTTGCAGATCCCTTGTCGCCGATCGCACCTTCGCTCTACTTGGACTCCGGTGAGCTATTCATTTGCAACCACTGACTTTGCGATCATGACCCGAACGCTGGTCGATCAAGTCAACTCGCAATGCGATCTCGATGACGGGCCCGACTCTGCACAGGGATGGGGCCTAGCCTCGGTGTTTGGACAGCGACTCTCTGCCGTCCAgcgcgactcgctcgaTCGTATGTTCCAATCGCTCGTTGCCTCTTTTCCTGCGCATTactcgctcgaagcgcGCTACGAGGTGATCGGTCttgtcgatgtcgagagATGGCTGTTGCATCAAAGGCTCTTTCACCTCTTCCTTACGCTGCACATGCCGCTTGTTTCCGAGGCTACGCGACCGCACGGTAGCCTCATGTACATGGCCGGTCACATTCTCGATATCCAGGAAAAGGTGGCCGATATCTGCACCCGCCTCGACAATTGTCATCTGCACACGCTGCAAACGCTGCGTGCGTGTCTGGTGCTGCTCCTCGATCTCTTTTTTGCGCAGACGCCCGTCAACATTAGTGGCCTCTCGCGGCTCATGACTCGCAGAAAGATCACGGCTGCACTGGAAAAAATCCCTACAGACGTAATTCCGAGCACAAGCAAGCTTCTGATTCGACTGGTGCATCAGCTGCTTAGCCTGGAgaatcagcagcatcagctaCAGTtcggcgtcgacgcttCCGCCGGCGATGCACACTTgagtcaagctgctgctgcagacgAGACGCCACTTCTAGATGCGGCCGGACTGCTCCATCGTTGGCATGCCACTTGCCAAATTCTCGATGTGCTGCTCAACGAAGGTTACTGGCGCTCACTCCGTAAGAACCtgcgcgagctcgatcagGACTCGCTGATTCCGGACTGGCTGCGAAAATCGTTGGGCGACGAGTTCGAAGATCCGAGCCGGATTGCACCGGCGCAAGAAGAGTCTTTGCTAGCAACAACGCACGTTTCCACTGCACAGTCAGCCACATCAGCACTGTCTGCATCTTCTCTTGCGCCTGAAACGAAAACAGAAGCTCCTTATGCCACCTCGTCGCAGGCGGCGTTACCTTCATTTGACAGTGCTGATCTTTCGCTTACATTCGATCCAAAGCTACTGAACAatctcgacgatctcaACGTCCTAGACTTGCAAACTGCCGGCGAAACGTCTCAACTGCCTCAACTCGACTTGGATCTCATCGGTTACCAAGACTTTGAAGGTTTTGGCAATGCAAGCCAGTCGGTTGACTTTGCAAAAATGCTCAATGAATGGCGCGTCGAGGTTCCGCTGGCTTAGCACTTTGAAATTGTTGCGATGCAATGTTTGATGGGGCTCAATCGTGATCGTTGTCGCAGCTGTCCAGATGGTCCCAACGTAGTGTTTACCAAGCAAGTGTTGTACTTCTCCATTGTGCGTCCTGTGCATTTCAGGGTTTCAACATCGAATTCAACAGCGAGTGTGTGGTGAGACTCGCTCTCATTCTGTGTCGGCAAACGTACTCGCCAAGCGTTGGCGGTTGATACAGTCTGATGGTCAAGATAGGAGGTGTTCGTCGAGCCACAACATTGCGACCTGAGGCAGCCGTAGATGATGGCGGAAACGGCGTAGGTGGTATTCATCTCGGCATGATACATTGGAGAGGCAGTCAAAAAGAGTTTCGCAACCGAACGTGTCGTATCCGTGATGGGCGTCCGTAGTGCACTTACTTGGACTTGGCTACGGAGCCGTTGACCGCCCTCCACTGGGTGCGAGCGCCCATGATAGAGGAGGCGCAACCGGCTAGGCCCAAGATTCCCTcgtcgaggccaagaaTGTCGGCGCCAGTAGCAGGGATCAACCAGTCGAGCGCGTCCTGCGTCATCTGGTATCGAACCGCCGCCTG carries:
- a CDS encoding uncharacterized protein (related to ASG1 - activator of stress genes), with translation MVVTAASSNADKPRTINRSCIQCRERKIKCDRLDPCNHCVSKGMGNECRHELRKKRAKNKRPFPKRKSRIAVSSSSTYNLTSTAQPSRSNASPKRSPLAWAERPMTSVSQHSEQSQTPSSSSGRVITPNTSSSLHGYVNPAKFGCSNTVSSLPKPSLPSSYRDSQNGGYSDTGDASIDDSDGDGYESQPDDRLHLIEADQLMHIKSAPLYRCPFALKDVYAEWRAMPVENRRSLIQEIRCALPSLAQSLRLLHDVYVQRLQSIQGNIVHVPTIQVVLTEMLSEPDFEQRDRYAFGHITTALMVIFCSLRYAPLDRTYTWGRSSSTGSPVEPLRQKEMRQRERKIFSLVKRIQHFESSFAFGSVAELQTAVLMLECGKGSAAYQDMLADCAVRSAMRMRIHRLGSFERLHGTKIRPQQVITVEMAIRCWWSLVRRDWSQSNKNRSYRISPLQFNTRQPLNLFDDELLQIPCRRSHLRSTWTPVSYSFATTDFAIMTRTLVDQVNSQCDLDDGPDSAQGWGLASVFGQRLSAVQRDSLDRMFQSLVASFPAHYSLEARYEVIGLVDVERWLLHQRLFHLFLTLHMPLVSEATRPHGSLMYMAGHILDIQEKVADICTRLDNCHLHTLQTLRACLVLLLDLFFAQTPVNISGLSRLMTRRKITAALEKIPTDVIPSTSKLLIRLVHQLLSLENQQHQLQFGVDASAGDAHLSQAAAADETPLLDAAGLLHRWHATCQILDVLLNEGYWRSLRKNLRELDQDSLIPDWLRKSLGDEFEDPSRIAPAQEESLLATTHVSTAQSATSALSASSLAPETKTEAPYATSSQAALPSFDSADLSLTFDPKLLNNLDDLNVLDLQTAGETSQLPQLDLDLIGYQDFEGFGNASQSVDFAKMLNEWRVEVPLA